Proteins found in one Campylobacter canadensis genomic segment:
- a CDS encoding Hpt domain-containing protein yields the protein MDKKLGLLEKLELEFEFDLVDDFMTHFGIFCDGLEPLIVSLLNKDKYKENVAELFRMFHSMKSASGFLKISQFVNICSIVEDVLDEARELNGPASDELVDWLLVICDEFFKYKRDFDNNNYYLSALNTKIIQVPMRITKDDE from the coding sequence ATGGACAAAAAATTAGGACTTTTAGAAAAATTAGAATTAGAATTTGAATTTGACTTAGTTGATGATTTTATGACACATTTTGGAATATTTTGTGATGGGCTTGAACCTTTAATTGTATCTTTGCTAAATAAAGATAAATATAAAGAAAATGTAGCTGAATTATTTAGAATGTTTCACAGTATGAAAAGTGCTAGTGGCTTTTTAAAAATTTCTCAATTTGTAAATATTTGTTCAATTGTAGAAGATGTGCTAGATGAAGCTAGGGAATTAAACGGACCTGCTAGTGATGAACTTGTTGATTGGCTGCTTGTAATTTGCGATGAATTTTTTAAATATAAAAGAGACTTTGACAATAACAATTATTATTTAAGTGCTTTAAATACTAAGATAATTCAAGTGCCAATGAGGATTACAAAAGACGATGAATAG
- a CDS encoding type II secretion system protein: MKKAFTPIEVIIGIIILGIISVVAVPAKMMEILFAVIILGMLAAVSIPRLNKTREDAILTKASANIKTLVQDVQSYHNLHNDDKVDITKMSNVGLRKENNIYYFDVEKEDSCLSVEQKEESLKIKAKKVDGKKDKLCKEFLQSQNAKAILGDLLCEDTCKEEKSVEINTSANKITW, translated from the coding sequence ATGAAAAAAGCTTTTACCCCGATTGAAGTAATTATAGGAATTATTATTTTAGGCATAATTTCAGTTGTTGCTGTGCCTGCTAAAATGATGGAAATATTATTTGCAGTTATTATTTTAGGTATGCTTGCTGCAGTATCAATTCCAAGGTTAAATAAAACAAGAGAAGATGCTATTTTAACTAAGGCTAGTGCTAATATTAAAACCTTAGTTCAAGATGTACAGTCTTATCATAATTTGCATAATGATGATAAAGTAGATATTACAAAAATGAGCAATGTAGGTCTTCGCAAAGAAAATAATATTTATTATTTTGATGTTGAAAAAGAAGATTCTTGCTTAAGCGTTGAACAAAAAGAAGAAAGCTTAAAAATAAAAGCAAAAAAAGTTGATGGAAAAAAAGATAAATTATGCAAAGAATTTTTACAAAGTCAAAATGCCAAAGCCATTTTAGGAGATTTGCTTTGTGAGGATACTTGCAAAGAAGAAAAGAGTGTAGAAATAAACACAAGTGCAAATAAAATAACTTGGTAA
- a CDS encoding AI-2E family transporter: MNSKYFVIVLICAVFFSLIYLFKPFLLVIAIAILMSVATANIHNAIYLKIKRKYFTPFIMTGLILMLFFAPLVYAGFSFANELKQLDINTLQAGLMKIKNMEFNLPNNLSFIEPKIKEFLNEIDINHLGKDVLNYASNFTKSGAKFIIDLILITIFYFFANYYGLELLNYFRSLMPIQKDEVENVLKEVSNVMSVVFYSVIFNAVFQGILFGCFVSFYNYDGLLMGILYAISSLIPIIGGALLWLPVSLLEYSQGNTTNAIVIALYTIIIISGIADTLIKPFIIKWINEKFLKTSVKINELLIFFAMIAGISTFGFWGVILGPAILALFLSVVKLYLLIIEREVNTKNS; encoded by the coding sequence ATGAATAGTAAATATTTTGTTATTGTACTAATTTGTGCTGTATTTTTTTCTTTAATTTATTTATTTAAACCTTTTTTATTAGTAATTGCGATTGCTATTTTAATGAGTGTTGCAACTGCAAATATCCATAATGCAATTTATTTAAAAATAAAAAGAAAATACTTTACACCTTTTATAATGACAGGGCTTATTTTAATGTTATTTTTTGCACCTTTAGTTTATGCAGGATTTTCTTTTGCAAACGAGTTAAAACAACTTGATATTAATACCTTACAAGCAGGTTTAATGAAGATAAAAAATATGGAATTTAATCTTCCTAATAATTTAAGTTTTATTGAGCCAAAAATAAAAGAATTTTTAAATGAAATTGATATTAACCATTTAGGAAAAGATGTTTTAAATTATGCTTCAAATTTTACAAAAAGCGGGGCAAAATTTATAATTGATTTGATTTTAATTACAATTTTTTACTTTTTTGCAAATTATTATGGCTTAGAATTACTTAATTATTTTCGCAGTTTAATGCCAATTCAAAAAGATGAAGTTGAAAATGTATTAAAAGAAGTCTCAAATGTAATGAGCGTTGTATTTTATTCAGTGATTTTTAATGCAGTTTTTCAAGGAATTTTATTTGGTTGCTTTGTAAGTTTTTATAATTATGATGGTTTATTAATGGGAATTTTATATGCTATTTCTTCATTAATTCCTATTATCGGCGGTGCTTTGCTTTGGTTGCCTGTATCTTTGCTTGAATATTCACAAGGTAATACAACAAATGCTATTGTTATTGCTTTATACACAATAATAATAATCTCAGGTATAGCAGATACTTTAATAAAGCCTTTTATTATAAAATGGATAAATGAAAAATTCTTAAAAACATCAGTAAAAATAAATGAATTATTAATTTTCTTTGCGATGATTGCAGGAATTTCTACTTTTGGATTTTGGGGAGTTATTCTTGGTCCTGCTATTTTGGCTTTATTTTTATCAGTTGTAAAGCTTTATTTACTAATAATTGAACGAGAAGTAAATACAAAAAATAGTTAA
- a CDS encoding efflux RND transporter permease subunit yields the protein MLKIAINRPITTLMCFISMLLFGWISIFTMPVNLYPSVDIPLIKITTYANADLEYVESQITKKLENAVSSVSQIERINSKSFNNLSIIVVQFKLGKDLEVAANDIREKISKVKLEFSPSVEKVSSDAGSILNIFLQNKTNNISTFMQEVDDDIIPDFQRIDGVGEVKSIGFLKNDIKIELDIDLLNKYHLDALDVSKLIKMQNFKSYLGEFTNNKQEITLKGYFDANTISELEQIRLAPGVFLKDVAQISESIIKKDSSAVFNSKEGVLLEIKKVQNYDTLKAIKNVENKLNSINNKYKDVEFNVVYNKANNITKHIKQVVFDMILGVILTVIIVFLFLRNISATIIASIAIPTSIISSFFLIDLFGYDLNRLTLIALTLAIGIFVDDAIVVIENISKKIHSEKNPLLASYAGAKEIMFSVFSISIVLLCVFIPISYMNSIPGLFFNTLGMSVAFGVIISFLVCIFLIPTISARFLNTNESTFYKNTEPFFEKLEDSYVKILDFVLRKKAISIVFVLILCFGGFLLAPKVGLDFLPMEDDNEVQVLLESQKDLSLNHMQERSLKVLEEIKKNENVEFAYLLVGYDDAKDRKKAKIYVKLKKLEDRKIRQNAVVKELRQTIKAQDMKIKVLELPKFEGAGVDEPVQFVLLGDDIKDLKEASLRAQKVLKELNGVVDVGDDVDALMDVLAININKEKARKLNVNLVSLAQVLQSSFANVKVGSIDASKNSQDIYLSLSEKTNAQVLEKINIKTLDNSFITLGSIADFTLIKDNSSINRLDRQKSIKVTSGVDRLSLDAVKKHLESNIDYILGDKVSYTFTGFIDLLKQTIIGFGVVLALAFLLIYLVLAALYESLIVPLVIMLTMPLAFAGACVGLYLTSHPFSLFVLIALILLFGMVSKNAILLIDVANKLCDEGMPYEQALKIAGKSRIRAILMTTIAMIFAMLPLALSKGSGYEGNSPMAIAIISGLISSTILTLFIIPAIYGAVYKIDRALKRIYKRELI from the coding sequence ATGCTTAAAATTGCTATTAATAGACCAATAACAACCTTAATGTGCTTTATTTCAATGTTGCTTTTTGGTTGGATTTCTATTTTTACAATGCCTGTAAATTTATATCCTAGCGTTGATATTCCTTTAATTAAAATTACAACCTATGCTAACGCTGATTTAGAATATGTTGAATCTCAAATTACAAAAAAATTAGAAAACGCAGTTTCAAGTGTTAGTCAAATAGAAAGAATTAATTCAAAAAGTTTTAACAATCTTAGCATTATTGTAGTTCAATTTAAATTAGGCAAAGATTTAGAAGTAGCAGCAAATGATATTAGAGAAAAAATTAGTAAGGTCAAATTAGAATTTAGTCCTAGTGTTGAAAAGGTTTCATCTGATGCAGGGAGTATTTTAAATATTTTTTTACAAAATAAAACAAATAATATAAGTACTTTTATGCAAGAAGTTGATGATGATATAATCCCTGATTTTCAAAGAATTGATGGGGTTGGAGAAGTAAAAAGCATAGGATTTTTAAAAAATGATATAAAGATTGAGCTTGATATTGATTTATTAAATAAATACCATTTAGATGCCCTAGATGTAAGTAAATTAATAAAAATGCAAAATTTTAAAAGCTATTTAGGGGAATTTACAAATAACAAACAAGAAATTACTCTAAAAGGTTATTTTGATGCAAATACAATATCTGAATTAGAGCAAATTAGACTAGCTCCAGGCGTGTTTTTAAAAGATGTTGCACAAATTAGCGAAAGTATTATTAAAAAAGATTCAAGTGCTGTTTTTAACTCTAAAGAAGGAGTTTTGCTTGAGATTAAAAAAGTTCAAAATTATGATACTTTAAAGGCAATTAAAAATGTAGAAAATAAGCTAAATTCAATTAATAATAAATATAAAGATGTTGAATTTAATGTAGTTTATAATAAGGCAAATAATATCACAAAACATATTAAGCAGGTTGTTTTTGATATGATTTTGGGCGTTATTTTAACTGTTATTATAGTATTTTTATTTTTAAGAAATATTAGCGCAACAATAATTGCAAGTATTGCTATACCAACTTCAATTATTTCAAGCTTTTTTTTAATAGATTTATTTGGCTATGATTTAAATAGATTAACCTTAATTGCTCTTACTTTAGCAATAGGGATTTTTGTTGATGATGCTATTGTTGTAATTGAAAATATTAGTAAAAAAATTCATAGTGAAAAAAATCCGCTTTTAGCTTCGTATGCTGGTGCTAAAGAGATTATGTTTTCAGTTTTTAGTATTAGTATTGTTTTGCTTTGTGTGTTTATTCCAATTTCTTACATGAATAGTATTCCAGGTTTGTTTTTTAATACTCTTGGAATGAGTGTTGCTTTTGGGGTTATTATTTCATTTTTAGTATGTATATTTTTAATACCAACTATTAGTGCTAGATTTTTAAATACAAATGAAAGTACTTTTTATAAAAATACAGAGCCTTTTTTTGAAAAATTAGAAGATTCTTATGTAAAAATATTAGATTTTGTATTAAGAAAAAAAGCAATAAGTATTGTTTTTGTATTGATTTTATGTTTTGGTGGATTTTTACTTGCGCCTAAAGTTGGGCTTGATTTTTTACCTATGGAAGATGATAATGAAGTGCAAGTGCTGCTTGAATCACAAAAGGATTTATCGCTAAATCATATGCAAGAACGTTCTTTAAAGGTTTTAGAAGAAATTAAAAAGAATGAAAATGTAGAATTTGCTTACTTGCTAGTAGGATACGATGATGCAAAAGATAGAAAAAAAGCAAAAATTTATGTAAAGCTTAAAAAATTAGAAGATAGAAAAATAAGACAAAATGCCGTAGTAAAAGAGCTAAGACAAACTATAAAAGCACAAGATATGAAAATAAAAGTTTTAGAGCTACCTAAATTTGAGGGTGCTGGGGTTGATGAGCCTGTGCAGTTTGTTTTATTAGGCGATGATATTAAAGATTTAAAAGAAGCAAGTTTAAGAGCGCAAAAGGTTTTAAAAGAGCTTAATGGTGTTGTTGATGTTGGAGATGATGTTGATGCTTTAATGGATGTTTTAGCGATTAATATCAACAAAGAAAAGGCAAGAAAATTAAATGTTAATTTAGTATCTTTAGCGCAGGTTTTACAATCATCTTTTGCAAATGTAAAGGTTGGAAGTATTGATGCTAGTAAGAATTCTCAAGATATTTATTTAAGTTTAAGCGAAAAAACTAATGCGCAAGTCTTAGAAAAAATAAATATAAAAACTCTTGATAATAGTTTTATTACACTTGGTTCTATTGCTGATTTTACACTTATTAAAGATAATTCAAGCATAAATAGGCTTGATAGACAAAAATCAATAAAGGTTACAAGTGGTGTTGATAGACTTTCTTTAGATGCTGTTAAAAAGCATTTAGAATCAAATATTGATTATATTTTAGGCGATAAAGTAAGTTATACTTTTACAGGTTTTATAGATTTATTAAAACAAACAATTATTGGCTTTGGTGTTGTACTTGCATTGGCGTTTTTGCTTATTTATTTAGTTTTAGCAGCGCTTTATGAGAGTTTAATAGTGCCTTTAGTAATTATGCTTACAATGCCACTTGCATTCGCAGGAGCTTGTGTTGGGCTTTATTTAACTTCGCATCCTTTTTCATTATTTGTATTAATTGCATTAATTTTGCTTTTTGGTATGGTTAGTAAAAATGCAATTTTATTAATTGATGTTGCAAATAAATTATGTGATGAAGGAATGCCTTATGAACAAGCTTTAAAAATAGCAGGAAAAAGTAGAATTCGTGCTATTTTAATGACTACAATTGCTATGATTTTTGCTATGCTTCCACTTGCACTTAGCAAAGGTAGTGGCTATGAAGGAAATTCGCCTATGGCAATAGCTATTATTAGCGGTTTAATAAGCTCAACAATTTTAACATTATTTATAATACCAGCTATTTATGGTGCTGTTTATAAAATTGATAGAGCATTAAAAAGAATTTATAAAAGAGAGCTTATATAG
- the ruvB gene encoding Holliday junction branch migration DNA helicase RuvB encodes MQRLVEIEQFKPDENYEQGLRPLNFDDYIGQEKIKENLKVFIKAAKLRNESLDHCLFFGPAGLGKTTLANIIASEMGVNIKTTAAPMIEKSGDLAAILTNLEQGDILFIDEIHRLSPAIEEVLYPAMEDFRLDIIIGSGPAAQTVKIDLNRFTLIAATTKSGGISTPLRDRFGINFRLEFYKDEELALIIYKAAIKLNIKCNEDAALEIAKRSRSTPRIALRLLKRVRDFALVNNEEIITKKRAHESLIALGVNELGLDEIDLKYLDFLCKAKKAVGLNTLAATLSEDERTIEDVIEPYLLANNYIEKSAKGRVATKKAYILLKLSSPVLF; translated from the coding sequence ATGCAAAGATTAGTAGAAATAGAACAATTTAAGCCTGATGAAAATTACGAACAAGGCTTAAGACCATTAAATTTTGATGATTACATAGGTCAAGAAAAAATAAAAGAAAATCTAAAAGTTTTTATTAAAGCTGCAAAATTAAGGAATGAAAGTTTAGATCATTGTTTGTTTTTTGGACCTGCTGGGCTTGGTAAAACTACCTTAGCAAATATTATTGCGAGTGAAATGGGCGTAAATATAAAAACAACTGCAGCACCAATGATTGAAAAAAGTGGGGATTTAGCTGCAATTTTAACTAATCTTGAGCAAGGGGATATTTTATTTATTGATGAAATTCACCGTCTAAGCCCTGCTATTGAAGAAGTTTTGTATCCTGCGATGGAAGATTTTCGCCTTGATATTATTATTGGTAGTGGGCCAGCTGCTCAAACAGTAAAAATTGATTTAAATCGCTTTACTTTAATAGCAGCAACAACTAAAAGTGGTGGGATTTCAACGCCTTTAAGAGATAGATTTGGAATTAATTTTCGCTTAGAATTTTATAAAGACGAAGAACTTGCTTTAATAATTTATAAAGCTGCTATAAAATTAAATATTAAATGTAATGAAGATGCTGCTTTAGAGATTGCAAAAAGAAGTAGAAGCACTCCTAGAATAGCTTTAAGATTATTAAAAAGAGTAAGAGATTTTGCTCTTGTAAATAATGAAGAAATAATTACAAAAAAAAGGGCTCACGAGTCTTTAATTGCTTTAGGCGTAAATGAATTAGGGCTTGATGAGATTGATTTAAAATATCTTGATTTTTTATGCAAGGCTAAAAAGGCTGTTGGTTTAAACACTCTTGCAGCAACTTTAAGTGAAGATGAAAGAACTATTGAAGATGTGATTGAACCTTATTTATTAGCAAATAATTATATTGAAAAGAGTGCAAAAGGAAGAGTGGCAACTAAAAAAGCTTACATTTTATTAAAACTATCAAGCCCTGTTTTATTTTAG
- the ccsA gene encoding cytochrome c biogenesis protein CcsA, whose protein sequence is MIKIISDIKISIVLFLLFACASAIATFIESKYTTPSAWALVYGTWWFGLIQLLLGINLFFAIFRYKMYEKLPLFLFHISFLFILLGSILTRYYGFEGMLHLRQNDTSNIITSQQAHFILSAKKDDKIYSNDISKYISLVGSNSVDLELKIDEKIAKLHLDKIILNAKAKYVESPNGKALVYLNISSNDYSSALALEKGDFRILGKSVLSNDKDINMNGVDILNFKDGGYISNTKTSVFDTITKSTKNIEKNTFYKLENPSVITYKDYKIGFIKEYKSAIKTYEQGDDKNYPNAYEFTLSYDNESTKLYLFENESEIVKLANQSFSLAYTPKAYELPFSFTLDKFELERYEASNSAKSYASFVKLNDENESKEYKIFMNNVLDYKGYRFYQSSYDTDEKGTYLSVNKDPGKFPTYIGYFLLGLGLFLNIFHKKSRFMQLRAKLIKLTSLVLLLSCINLHSNTLENQIQQAAAKLDKVSLEEHAKNLSTLAVRKENSRVAPFGTMALELLEKIHKSTSYKNQDASTTLIKIMGDFDNFINEKFIYLKDKDIRKMLGLEDGKYASFADFFKDRKYALKDEVDRASRLNPNKRGTLEKELLKVDERLNILYYASLGGYLTAFFDENNAKNLLDTDDVKAKAYYAALVQANKDGNYALADKILKEIKLSQSKKYDENKFLLEIEFDKIAPFTKLIPFYLLCGLALLLLIFTKIIRTKEINLKPAFKTVYYLNVLAFIIHTISLAIRGYISNHAPWSNSYESLLYIAWALSLSGIIFSKRSPISLSLTSILAAIVLFVAQLSSIDPQIGNLAPVLQSYWLTIHVSVITASYGFLGLCALLGCFVLILFCMFAKDEKYNEKLAKNIQEATMINEMAMILGLSLLTLGNFLGGVWANESWGRYWGWDSKETWALVSILVYAAVIHTRLVKGINNQFYFAIFSMFAYLSIVMTYFGVNYFLTGMHSYAAGNAASVPLYAYIIVAIMIVLSIIAAKNKSKAKLL, encoded by the coding sequence ATGATAAAAATTATTTCAGATATAAAAATTAGTATTGTTTTGTTTTTACTATTTGCCTGTGCTAGTGCTATTGCTACTTTTATTGAAAGCAAATACACAACTCCTAGCGCTTGGGCTTTAGTTTATGGTACTTGGTGGTTTGGTTTAATTCAGTTGTTATTGGGCATAAACTTATTTTTTGCAATTTTTAGATACAAAATGTATGAAAAATTACCTTTATTTTTGTTTCATATAAGTTTTTTATTTATTTTGCTTGGCTCTATTCTTACTAGGTATTACGGCTTTGAAGGAATGCTACATTTAAGACAAAATGATACAAGCAATATAATAACTTCTCAGCAAGCACACTTTATATTAAGTGCTAAAAAAGATGATAAAATTTATAGTAATGATATTTCAAAATACATTAGTTTAGTTGGTTCAAATTCTGTTGATTTAGAGCTTAAAATTGATGAAAAAATAGCTAAATTACATTTAGATAAAATAATTTTAAATGCAAAGGCAAAATATGTTGAAAGCCCTAATGGCAAAGCACTTGTTTATTTAAATATCTCAAGCAATGATTACTCAAGCGCCCTTGCTTTAGAAAAAGGAGATTTTAGAATTTTAGGCAAAAGTGTGCTTAGCAATGATAAAGATATTAATATGAACGGGGTTGATATTTTAAATTTTAAAGATGGTGGATATATTTCAAATACCAAAACATCGGTTTTTGATACCATTACAAAAAGTACAAAAAATATAGAAAAAAATACTTTTTATAAGCTAGAAAATCCAAGCGTTATTACTTACAAAGATTATAAAATCGGTTTTATTAAAGAGTATAAAAGTGCAATTAAAACTTATGAGCAAGGCGATGATAAAAATTATCCAAATGCTTATGAATTTACTCTAAGTTATGATAATGAAAGTACGAAGTTGTATTTGTTTGAAAACGAAAGTGAGATTGTAAAATTAGCAAATCAAAGCTTTTCTTTAGCATATACTCCAAAAGCTTATGAACTACCTTTTTCTTTTACCTTAGATAAATTTGAGCTTGAAAGATACGAAGCATCAAATAGTGCAAAATCTTATGCTAGTTTTGTAAAATTAAATGATGAAAACGAAAGTAAAGAATATAAAATTTTTATGAATAATGTTTTAGACTACAAAGGTTATAGATTTTATCAAAGCTCTTATGATACAGATGAAAAAGGCACATATTTAAGCGTAAATAAAGACCCAGGTAAATTTCCAACATATATTGGTTATTTTTTACTAGGCTTAGGCTTATTTTTAAATATTTTTCATAAAAAATCTCGTTTTATGCAACTTAGAGCAAAATTAATAAAGCTTACATCTTTAGTATTGCTTTTATCTTGTATTAATTTACACTCAAATACTCTTGAAAATCAAATTCAACAAGCAGCAGCAAAGCTTGATAAGGTAAGCTTAGAAGAACACGCTAAAAATCTTTCAACTTTAGCTGTTAGAAAAGAAAACTCAAGGGTAGCTCCATTTGGAACTATGGCTTTAGAGCTTTTAGAAAAAATTCACAAAAGTACAAGTTATAAAAATCAAGATGCAAGTACAACTTTAATAAAAATTATGGGAGATTTTGATAATTTTATAAATGAGAAATTTATTTATTTAAAAGATAAAGATATAAGAAAAATGCTTGGCTTAGAAGATGGTAAATACGCATCTTTTGCTGATTTTTTTAAGGATAGAAAATATGCTTTAAAAGATGAAGTTGATAGAGCTTCAAGGTTAAATCCAAACAAAAGAGGTACATTAGAAAAAGAATTATTAAAAGTAGATGAAAGATTAAATATTTTATATTACGCATCGCTTGGTGGATACTTAACTGCTTTTTTTGATGAAAATAATGCTAAAAATTTATTAGACACAGATGATGTAAAGGCAAAAGCGTATTATGCAGCATTAGTTCAGGCAAATAAAGATGGTAATTATGCTTTAGCTGATAAAATTTTAAAGGAAATTAAACTTTCTCAAAGTAAAAAATATGATGAAAATAAATTTTTATTAGAAATTGAGTTTGATAAGATAGCTCCTTTTACAAAATTAATTCCTTTTTATCTTCTTTGTGGTTTAGCCTTATTATTATTAATTTTTACAAAAATAATAAGAACAAAAGAAATAAACTTAAAGCCAGCATTTAAAACAGTTTATTATTTAAATGTACTTGCTTTTATAATACATACAATATCTTTAGCAATTCGTGGATATATAAGCAATCACGCTCCTTGGTCAAATTCTTATGAAAGTTTGCTTTATATTGCTTGGGCTTTATCTTTAAGTGGAATAATTTTTTCAAAAAGAAGTCCAATATCTTTAAGTTTAACTTCTATTCTTGCTGCTATTGTGCTTTTTGTAGCTCAGCTTAGTTCAATTGACCCGCAAATAGGCAATCTTGCTCCTGTTTTACAAAGTTATTGGCTAACAATACATGTTAGTGTAATTACTGCAAGTTATGGATTTTTAGGGCTTTGTGCCTTACTTGGTTGTTTTGTTTTAATTTTATTTTGTATGTTTGCTAAAGATGAAAAATATAATGAAAAATTAGCAAAAAATATTCAAGAAGCAACTATGATTAATGAAATGGCTATGATTTTAGGCTTATCTTTACTTACTTTAGGAAACTTTTTAGGTGGGGTTTGGGCTAATGAAAGCTGGGGAAGATACTGGGGCTGGGATAGCAAAGAAACTTGGGCTTTAGTATCAATTTTAGTTTATGCAGCCGTAATTCATACAAGATTGGTAAAAGGTATAAATAATCAGTTTTATTTTGCTATTTTTTCAATGTTTGCATATTTAAGCATTGTAATGACTTATTTTGGGGTAAATTATTTTTTAACAGGAATGCACTCTTATGCAGCAGGCAATGCAGCTAGTGTGCCTTTATATGCTTATATTATTGTTGCAATTATGATAGTTTTAAGTATAATTGCAGCAAAAAATAAATCAAAGGCGAAATTATTATGA